In Exiguobacterium sibiricum 7-3, a genomic segment contains:
- a CDS encoding DUF350 domain-containing protein gives MGFSELFVSTLAYIGVATLLLAIGVVLFEVTTKSKEMELIRQGKKAAVYAFGGRILGLAIVLYSSITNSVSILDMVLWGALAIVFQIVLFYLADLIIPRISMTKEIDANNEAVGLLLLFLSISIGLIIAGSLTY, from the coding sequence ATGGGCTTCAGTGAACTGTTTGTCTCGACACTTGCGTATATCGGAGTCGCAACACTTTTACTCGCAATCGGGGTGGTCCTGTTTGAAGTGACGACCAAATCAAAAGAGATGGAGCTGATTCGTCAGGGAAAAAAAGCCGCCGTCTACGCGTTCGGCGGACGGATCCTTGGTCTTGCAATCGTTCTCTACTCAAGTATCACGAACTCGGTCAGCATCCTCGACATGGTCTTATGGGGAGCTTTAGCAATCGTCTTCCAAATCGTCCTGTTTTATTTGGCAGACCTGATCATTCCGCGGATCAGCATGACGAAAGAAATCGATGCCAATAATGAAGCCGTCGGTTTATTATTGCTGTTTCTTTCAATTTCGATCGGTTTGATCATCGCCGGTTCCCTTACATACTAA